The following are encoded together in the Cyanobacterium aponinum PCC 10605 genome:
- a CDS encoding PP2C family serine/threonine-protein phosphatase yields MSSRNRINYETFGTSVIGPFHQQKNRLNEDAWGRINNNSGVGIVVSDGMGSKSNARMGAKMACLAVKQSLLAWVKAPSAFPSLLLRLIHIHWELNILPALKKDSVATCLFAVVIPNGQLIMAQLGDGIAILRENNGQLTILSEKNKTFGNQTTGLGVAKSTQEWSFFTVPNFPPNSAVLLATDGIADDLKSDTLGDFVQFILDDFGTLAPQKRWRSLTKELKNWPTPKHLDDKTLAVLWHRPK; encoded by the coding sequence ATGTCATCTCGTAATAGAATTAATTATGAAACCTTTGGCACTTCAGTAATTGGGCCGTTTCATCAACAAAAAAACCGCCTTAATGAAGACGCTTGGGGAAGAATTAATAATAACTCTGGGGTGGGGATTGTTGTTAGTGATGGCATGGGTTCAAAATCTAATGCTCGTATGGGTGCAAAAATGGCTTGTTTAGCAGTGAAGCAATCCTTATTAGCTTGGGTAAAAGCTCCTTCTGCTTTCCCTAGTTTATTGTTGAGGCTTATTCACATACATTGGGAATTGAATATATTACCTGCATTGAAAAAAGATAGTGTCGCCACTTGTTTATTTGCTGTGGTAATTCCTAACGGGCAATTAATTATGGCTCAATTAGGGGATGGTATTGCGATTTTAAGGGAAAATAACGGGCAACTGACAATTTTAAGCGAGAAAAATAAAACTTTTGGCAATCAAACCACTGGCTTAGGTGTAGCTAAATCCACTCAAGAATGGTCATTTTTTACTGTACCTAATTTTCCTCCTAACTCGGCGGTGTTATTAGCCACTGACGGCATTGCTGATGATTTAAAAAGCGATACTTTGGGGGATTTTGTGCAATTTATTTTAGATGATTTTGGTACTTTAGCCCCACAAAAAAGGTGGCGATCGCTTACTAAAGAACTCAAAAACTGGCCTACTCCTAAACATCTTGATGATAAAACCCTTGCCGTTTTATGGCATCGCCCTAAATAG
- a CDS encoding vWA domain-containing protein, producing MSNLKKFTVHSPRKLPVIILADVSGSMESNGKIQTLNRAIASMIDSFAQEEDVRAEINVSVITFGGEKAQIHIPLQPAEKIEWQDMSAMGRTPMGNAFGVAQAMVEDRSIIASRDYHPTIILVSDGIPTDEWIPPLNNLITSERASKALRLSMAIGAEADNEPLQSFLQNQHPEIPVFRADEANQIKQFFRFVTMTITNASKSVNPNSIPVLNFDALDNFDDLDDEYTGCF from the coding sequence ATGAGTAATCTTAAAAAATTTACTGTGCATTCTCCCCGAAAGTTACCAGTTATCATTCTCGCTGATGTCAGTGGCAGTATGGAAAGCAACGGCAAAATTCAAACTCTCAACCGTGCGATCGCATCTATGATTGATAGTTTTGCCCAAGAGGAAGATGTGAGGGCAGAAATTAACGTTTCTGTGATTACCTTCGGAGGAGAAAAAGCTCAGATTCATATACCCTTACAACCAGCAGAAAAAATCGAATGGCAAGACATGAGTGCCATGGGGCGAACTCCTATGGGTAATGCTTTTGGAGTAGCTCAGGCAATGGTGGAAGATCGATCGATTATTGCTAGTCGAGACTATCACCCCACTATTATTTTAGTATCTGACGGCATTCCTACCGATGAATGGATACCACCTCTTAATAATTTAATTACCTCAGAAAGGGCATCTAAAGCACTACGGTTATCAATGGCAATCGGTGCTGAAGCTGATAACGAACCTTTACAAAGTTTTTTACAAAATCAACATCCTGAAATTCCAGTATTTAGAGCTGATGAAGCCAATCAAATTAAACAGTTTTTCCGCTTTGTCACCATGACAATTACTAATGCTTCCAAAAGTGTTAATCCCAATAGTATTCCTGTTCTTAATTTTGATGCTCTTGATAATTTTGATGATCTCGATGATGAATATACTGGTTGTTTTTAA
- a CDS encoding HEAT repeat domain-containing protein, which produces MSQINLAEIDRQLESNNSKDRLLALASLREVEAKDAVPLIKKVIYDEMLPVRSMAIFALGVKQTEECLPILVKLLETDPDYGIRADAAGALGYLKDIRAFESLVRAFYEDTEWLVRFSAAVSLGNLGDIRAKKLLLDALHSNETALQQAAISALGEVKAEDCIEEILVFVQSDDWLIRQRVSESLGNFKGNKKAISALNFLVKDPHPQVCQAAEYSLQKISV; this is translated from the coding sequence ATGAGTCAGATTAATTTAGCAGAAATAGATCGCCAATTGGAAAGCAACAACTCAAAAGATAGACTATTAGCCCTTGCATCCCTTAGAGAAGTTGAAGCCAAGGATGCTGTACCATTAATAAAGAAGGTAATTTATGATGAAATGTTGCCCGTGCGTTCCATGGCAATTTTTGCCTTAGGAGTTAAACAAACTGAGGAATGTTTACCAATCTTAGTAAAATTATTAGAAACTGATCCAGACTATGGTATTCGTGCGGATGCGGCGGGGGCTTTAGGATACTTAAAAGATATTCGTGCTTTCGAGTCTTTAGTTAGGGCTTTCTATGAAGATACTGAATGGTTAGTACGTTTTAGTGCGGCTGTCTCTTTAGGCAATTTAGGAGATATTCGTGCTAAAAAATTACTTTTAGATGCTCTGCATAGCAATGAAACCGCCCTACAACAAGCGGCTATTTCTGCTTTGGGGGAAGTTAAAGCGGAAGATTGTATCGAGGAAATCTTAGTGTTTGTTCAATCGGATGATTGGTTAATTCGCCAAAGGGTATCTGAATCTTTAGGTAATTTTAAGGGTAACAAAAAAGCAATATCTGCCCTTAATTTCTTAGTAAAAGACCCTCATCCCCAAGTATGTCAGGCGGCAGAGTATTCTTTACAAAAGATTTCTGTTTAA
- the accC gene encoding acetyl-CoA carboxylase biotin carboxylase subunit, translating to MPFAKILIANRGEIALRIIHSCEEMGIATVAVHSTIDRHALHVKLADESVCIGPPPSNKSYLNIPNIIAAALTRGAEAIHPGYGFLAENARFAQICADHNLQFIGPSPEAIIAMGDKSTAKKTMQEAGVPTIPGSKGLITDEEEAARVAAEIGYPVIIKATAGGGGRGMRFVSDETELSRLLRAAQGEAEAAFGNAGVYLEKFIELPRHIEFQILADSYGNVVHLGERDCSIQRRHQKLLEEAPSPALNPELRQKMGEAAVKAAKYINYVGAGTVEFLVDKYGNFYFMEMNTRIQVEHPVTEMITGLDLIKEQIAIAQGERLAFTQEQIQLKGHAIECRINAEDPDHDFRPNPGKIIAYLPPGGPGVRMDSFVYPDYEIPPYYDSLIGKLIVWGEDRETAIKRMKRALRECAITGVQTTINFHQKILNNPEFLAGNVYTNFIEQNLL from the coding sequence ATGCCCTTTGCCAAAATCTTAATTGCGAACCGAGGTGAAATTGCTTTAAGGATTATTCATAGTTGTGAAGAAATGGGGATTGCCACCGTAGCGGTACATTCTACTATTGATCGCCATGCCCTTCACGTTAAATTAGCCGATGAGAGTGTTTGTATTGGACCTCCTCCAAGTAATAAAAGTTATTTGAATATTCCTAATATTATTGCCGCCGCTTTAACCAGAGGTGCAGAGGCAATCCACCCGGGCTATGGATTTTTGGCAGAAAATGCCCGTTTTGCCCAAATTTGTGCTGATCATAATCTTCAGTTTATTGGACCTTCCCCAGAGGCAATTATTGCCATGGGCGATAAATCCACCGCCAAGAAAACGATGCAAGAGGCAGGTGTGCCAACTATTCCAGGTAGTAAGGGTTTAATTACTGATGAGGAGGAGGCCGCTAGAGTTGCTGCCGAAATTGGCTATCCTGTGATTATTAAAGCCACTGCTGGAGGTGGTGGCAGAGGAATGCGTTTTGTCTCTGACGAAACAGAATTGAGTCGTTTATTAAGAGCCGCCCAAGGAGAAGCAGAAGCGGCTTTTGGTAATGCTGGAGTTTATTTAGAAAAGTTTATTGAATTACCCCGTCATATTGAGTTTCAAATATTAGCAGACAGTTACGGCAATGTTGTCCATTTAGGAGAGAGAGATTGCTCTATTCAACGCCGTCATCAGAAATTACTAGAAGAAGCCCCTTCTCCTGCTCTTAATCCTGAATTAAGGCAGAAAATGGGAGAAGCGGCGGTTAAAGCCGCCAAATATATCAATTATGTTGGTGCTGGTACAGTAGAATTTTTAGTGGATAAATACGGTAATTTCTATTTTATGGAGATGAATACTCGTATCCAAGTAGAACATCCTGTAACAGAAATGATTACTGGATTAGATTTAATTAAAGAACAAATTGCGATCGCGCAAGGAGAAAGATTAGCTTTTACTCAAGAACAAATACAATTGAAAGGTCATGCGATCGAATGTCGGATTAATGCAGAAGATCCTGATCATGATTTTAGACCAAATCCCGGGAAAATTATCGCCTATTTGCCCCCCGGAGGACCTGGCGTAAGGATGGATTCTTTTGTTTATCCTGACTATGAAATTCCCCCTTATTATGATTCTTTGATTGGTAAATTGATTGTTTGGGGAGAAGATAGAGAAACCGCAATCAAAAGAATGAAAAGGGCTTTAAGAGAATGTGCGATTACAGGAGTACAAACCACCATTAACTTCCACCAAAAAATTCTCAACAACCCCGAATTTTTAGCAGGGAATGTTTATACTAACTTTATCGAACAAAATTTATTGTAA
- a CDS encoding sirohydrochlorin chelatase, protein MINSSAYLLVVHGSRNSFYAQQLRDLTFSVRQKLDLLQVTCDLDIAYLELGNQSLSEKIIEFGNQLERKGYKNLKVLPLFLLSGTHVINDIPFEVEVSRQKCSLQIEILPHLGRSLSLISLLCAEYERQENLDHHKDSSIERILFCHGTSLQKGNEEIEGLAGKINAHVAYWSIKPNLHSVIAKLALNDPPKIMIMPYFLFTGKIIDAIASEVEELQKELSCELKLLPPLTQIDGFSDIIVNILLTEK, encoded by the coding sequence ATGATTAATTCTTCTGCTTATCTTTTAGTGGTTCATGGTAGTCGAAATTCTTTTTATGCTCAACAGTTAAGAGATTTAACTTTTTCAGTGAGACAAAAATTAGATTTGTTGCAGGTTACTTGTGATTTGGATATTGCTTATTTGGAATTGGGGAATCAATCTCTATCTGAGAAAATTATCGAATTTGGGAATCAATTAGAAAGAAAGGGCTATAAAAATCTTAAAGTTTTACCTTTATTTTTGTTATCGGGTACTCATGTTATCAACGATATTCCTTTTGAAGTGGAGGTTTCTCGGCAAAAATGTTCTTTACAAATCGAGATTCTACCTCATTTGGGAAGGAGTTTATCTTTAATTTCCTTATTATGTGCTGAATATGAAAGGCAGGAAAATTTAGACCATCATAAAGATTCTAGTATTGAACGCATTTTGTTTTGTCATGGTACAAGTTTACAAAAGGGAAATGAAGAAATAGAAGGCTTGGCAGGTAAAATTAACGCCCATGTGGCTTATTGGTCAATAAAACCGAATTTACACTCTGTTATAGCCAAATTAGCTCTAAATGATCCCCCAAAAATCATGATTATGCCTTATTTTCTCTTTACGGGAAAAATCATAGATGCGATCGCATCTGAAGTAGAGGAGTTACAAAAAGAACTAAGTTGCGAATTGAAGTTATTGCCACCTCTGACACAGATTGATGGTTTCTCAGATATTATTGTCAATATACTTCTGACAGAAAAATAA
- a CDS encoding SLC13 family permease, whose protein sequence is MNWLDISPIFLTLTVLIVALIAFIAEWLPVDLTSLSITVVLMILGLVSPNEGISGFGNSATITVMAMFILSAGITKTGILNIIRDWLIQWGGKNPTQQIFTLGMIVGPISAFINNTAVVAIFLPIVEQWSKQAKVSISKLLIPMSFLTILGGLITLLGTSTNILASGIAVQLGYPEFGIFQFTKLGLPVFFIGLIYLSIASPKLLPARKPPGGESLAEDYELKEYVSEMIIPPKSSLIGQTLRSSEIQRKFDLDVLEIIRNDTHFPPPLADKVLAVGDILLVRGSRSNLLNIKDERGVEILADFKFNSQELEEQNNSQEEKIAEVLILSNSRLIGSSLKDLRFRQRYNATVLAVRRGQELIRERFGKIPLKFGDLLLIQAPKDSFIGLQTTRELLVLEEKNREGLRQNKAGIALAIVLTVIFTSAFNFVPILVSSLAGVLIMVITGCLKPGEVYGSVRWDIIFLLAGLIPLGIAMDNSGTNQWLADNLLKVAGNLSGYWILVLFYFATSMLTEVLSNNAAVVLMIPIAVKVAETIGLEPLSFMYAVTFAASNSYLAPIGYQTNTMVYAPGGYKFLDYTRVGLPLTLTLTFTVPLLIVKIYGL, encoded by the coding sequence ATGAATTGGTTGGATATTTCCCCTATCTTTTTGACCTTGACGGTTTTAATTGTTGCCCTAATTGCTTTCATTGCCGAATGGTTGCCCGTAGATTTAACTTCTTTATCCATTACCGTTGTTTTGATGATATTGGGGTTAGTTTCTCCTAATGAAGGTATCTCCGGATTTGGCAACTCCGCAACTATTACCGTTATGGCGATGTTTATTCTCAGTGCAGGAATAACCAAAACAGGCATTCTTAATATTATCAGAGATTGGCTAATTCAATGGGGGGGGAAAAATCCGACTCAGCAAATTTTCACTCTAGGGATGATAGTCGGTCCTATTAGTGCTTTTATTAATAATACCGCAGTAGTTGCCATTTTTTTACCAATAGTTGAACAGTGGAGTAAACAAGCAAAAGTTTCTATTTCTAAACTGCTCATACCCATGTCATTTCTAACAATATTGGGGGGATTAATTACTTTACTAGGTACATCAACTAACATTCTTGCCAGTGGGATTGCGGTACAATTAGGGTATCCAGAATTTGGTATTTTCCAATTTACTAAATTAGGTTTACCTGTCTTTTTTATCGGCTTAATTTATTTATCTATCGCCTCTCCAAAATTATTACCCGCAAGAAAACCTCCGGGAGGAGAATCTTTAGCCGAAGATTATGAATTAAAAGAATACGTCAGTGAAATGATTATTCCTCCCAAATCAAGTTTAATTGGACAAACTTTGCGCAGTAGTGAAATTCAACGTAAATTTGATTTAGATGTTTTAGAAATTATCCGCAATGATACCCATTTCCCTCCCCCTTTAGCGGATAAAGTTTTAGCGGTAGGAGATATTTTATTAGTTAGGGGAAGTCGTAGTAACTTATTAAATATCAAAGATGAAAGAGGAGTGGAAATCCTCGCAGACTTTAAATTCAATTCTCAAGAATTAGAAGAACAAAATAATTCTCAAGAGGAAAAAATAGCAGAGGTTTTGATACTATCCAATTCTCGTTTAATTGGCTCTAGTTTGAAAGATTTAAGATTTAGACAGCGTTATAATGCTACGGTTTTAGCTGTTAGAAGAGGTCAAGAATTAATTAGAGAAAGATTTGGCAAAATTCCTTTGAAATTCGGCGATTTACTCTTAATTCAAGCTCCTAAAGATAGTTTTATTGGTTTACAAACTACCAGAGAGTTATTAGTTTTAGAAGAAAAAAATCGAGAGGGTTTAAGACAAAACAAAGCGGGAATTGCTTTAGCGATTGTTTTAACGGTTATTTTCACTTCTGCTTTTAATTTTGTACCTATCTTGGTGAGTAGTTTAGCGGGGGTTTTAATAATGGTAATTACAGGATGTCTCAAACCCGGTGAAGTATATGGCTCTGTAAGATGGGATATTATTTTTCTGTTAGCTGGTTTAATACCTTTGGGTATTGCGATGGATAATTCTGGTACAAACCAATGGTTAGCCGATAATTTATTGAAAGTTGCAGGAAATTTATCAGGGTATTGGATTTTAGTTTTATTTTATTTTGCCACTTCCATGTTGACGGAGGTTTTGTCGAATAATGCCGCAGTGGTTTTAATGATTCCTATTGCGGTAAAAGTGGCGGAAACTATTGGACTTGAACCCTTATCCTTTATGTATGCGGTGACTTTTGCGGCTTCTAATAGCTATTTAGCCCCCATTGGTTATCAAACGAATACCATGGTTTATGCACCGGGGGGATATAAGTTTCTTGATTATACTCGTGTTGGTTTACCGTTAACCTTAACTTTAACTTTTACTGTGCCTTTACTCATCGTGAAAATTTATGGGTTATAG
- a CDS encoding glutamine synthetase III family protein, with amino-acid sequence MSGNKSRVQAIYEITNRKVKPFKTPKKLEEMWATDVFTLAKMQESLPKSVFKSLKKTIQTGEPLDVSIADVVATAMRDWAISKNALYYAHVFYPLTNSTAEKHDSFVSVQGDGSVISEFSGKVLVKGEPDGSSFPNGGIRSTFEARGYTAWDVTSPAYVMETDNGVTLCIPTVFVSWTGEALDKKTPLLRSNSAVNKSARRVLELLGHTDIAPVSSSCGAEQEYFLVDSHFAHYRPDLLLAGRTLLGKPPAKGQEFDDHYFGAIPERVQIFMQDVEECLYRLGIPAKTRHNEVAPGQFEIAPFFESANVATDHQQLTMTILRQMAKKHGFTCLLHEKPFAGINGSGKHVNWSVGNRTQGNLLDPGDTPHANAQFLVFCGAVIRGVHKYGTLLRAVVATASNDHRLGANEAPPAIISIYLGTQLEDVFEQIRKGEITGSQLAQVMNIGVDTLPEIPKDPGDRNRTSPFAFTGNRFEFRAVGSNQSVAGPLVAMNTILADSLNWIADKLEEELKQGTELNTAIQKILKEIMEKHGNVIFGGNGYSEEWHKMAVEERGLANLPTTADALPVLKQKHIEELFDRMGVLSPKELESRFEVYAEQYLLSLEVEAKLVANMAKTIVYPTAMKYLSQLMNTLSSLKDIGLEGDLSIVKHISTLTNEMMVQVQKLQDAISVHDFESTEAKLQYFAKTVRALMDEVRKYADALEAEIADELWPLPTYQEMLFIK; translated from the coding sequence ATGAGCGGAAATAAATCACGGGTTCAAGCCATTTACGAAATCACTAATCGCAAAGTTAAGCCCTTCAAGACTCCTAAAAAATTAGAAGAAATGTGGGCTACAGATGTTTTTACTTTAGCGAAAATGCAAGAATCTTTGCCCAAAAGTGTGTTTAAATCTTTGAAAAAAACCATTCAAACTGGTGAACCTCTGGACGTATCCATTGCAGACGTAGTCGCTACAGCTATGAGAGATTGGGCAATTTCTAAGAATGCTCTCTATTATGCCCACGTATTTTATCCTTTAACCAATTCTACGGCGGAAAAACATGATAGTTTCGTTTCAGTGCAGGGAGATGGTTCGGTAATATCGGAATTTTCAGGCAAAGTATTAGTAAAAGGCGAACCCGACGGCTCATCTTTCCCTAATGGTGGTATTCGTTCCACTTTTGAGGCTAGAGGTTACACTGCTTGGGATGTTACTAGCCCTGCTTATGTCATGGAAACTGACAATGGTGTTACTTTATGTATTCCCACTGTATTTGTTTCTTGGACAGGAGAAGCTCTGGATAAAAAAACCCCCCTACTGCGATCGAACTCTGCCGTTAATAAATCCGCTCGTAGAGTATTAGAATTGTTAGGACATACAGATATAGCCCCCGTGAGTTCCAGTTGTGGAGCAGAACAAGAATACTTCCTTGTGGATTCTCATTTTGCCCATTATCGTCCCGACTTACTTCTTGCAGGAAGAACCTTATTGGGAAAACCCCCGGCTAAAGGTCAAGAATTTGATGATCACTATTTTGGTGCAATTCCTGAACGAGTACAAATTTTCATGCAGGATGTAGAAGAGTGCTTATATCGCCTAGGAATTCCCGCTAAAACCCGTCATAATGAAGTTGCCCCCGGACAATTTGAAATAGCACCCTTTTTTGAATCCGCCAACGTTGCCACAGATCATCAACAGCTAACCATGACCATTTTAAGACAAATGGCAAAAAAACATGGCTTTACCTGTTTACTCCACGAAAAACCCTTTGCAGGAATTAATGGCTCTGGAAAACACGTTAACTGGTCTGTAGGAAATCGTACTCAAGGCAATTTATTAGACCCCGGAGATACTCCCCATGCCAATGCTCAATTTTTGGTCTTCTGTGGAGCAGTAATTCGAGGTGTTCATAAATACGGAACTCTATTAAGGGCAGTGGTAGCAACCGCCAGTAATGACCATCGCTTAGGAGCAAACGAAGCACCTCCGGCTATTATCTCTATTTATTTAGGAACTCAATTAGAAGATGTATTTGAGCAAATTCGCAAAGGTGAAATAACAGGCTCTCAACTAGCACAAGTAATGAATATCGGAGTGGATACTTTACCTGAAATTCCGAAAGACCCCGGAGACAGAAATAGAACTTCCCCCTTCGCTTTTACTGGTAATCGTTTCGAGTTTCGAGCAGTGGGTTCAAATCAATCCGTAGCAGGTCCTTTAGTGGCAATGAATACTATTTTGGCGGACTCTTTGAATTGGATTGCAGACAAACTAGAGGAAGAATTAAAACAGGGTACTGAGTTAAACACGGCGATTCAGAAAATTCTCAAGGAAATAATGGAAAAACATGGCAATGTGATTTTCGGGGGCAATGGTTACTCAGAAGAATGGCATAAAATGGCAGTAGAAGAAAGAGGATTAGCAAATCTACCTACCACCGCCGATGCTTTACCTGTCCTCAAACAAAAACATATCGAAGAATTGTTCGATCGCATGGGAGTCCTTTCCCCAAAAGAATTAGAAAGCCGTTTTGAAGTTTATGCAGAACAGTATTTATTGTCTTTAGAGGTAGAAGCTAAATTAGTGGCGAACATGGCAAAAACTATTGTTTATCCTACGGCAATGAAATATTTATCTCAGTTGATGAATACCCTTTCTAGTTTAAAGGATATAGGTTTGGAAGGGGATTTAAGCATTGTAAAACACATCTCAACCTTAACTAATGAAATGATGGTTCAGGTACAAAAATTACAAGATGCCATTTCTGTTCATGATTTTGAAAGTACTGAGGCTAAGTTACAGTATTTTGCTAAAACTGTTCGAGCTTTAATGGATGAAGTTCGTAAATATGCCGATGCGTTGGAAGCAGAAATTGCCGATGAATTATGGCCCTTACCAACTTATCAAGAAATGTTATTTATTAAATAA
- a CDS encoding TIGR04283 family arsenosugar biosynthesis glycosyltransferase — protein sequence MNLPLKISIIIPVINEEKMLLKTIPILKQYPYVEILFVDGGSQDNTINLIHQAGFKCLSSPILNRSYQMNLGAESAQGDILLFLHGDTILPHNFPQIIIDIVSNSNFIAGAFLLKIDSDKIIFRLLEIMIKMRSHLFSLPYGDQGIFIKKKIFEKIGGFKNLAIMEDFELIKRLNKKGKIYISSEAVITSARRWEKLGIFKTTLINQLIVIGYYLGINTKKLANFYRQIKSN from the coding sequence ATGAACTTACCCCTCAAAATTAGTATCATTATCCCTGTTATTAATGAAGAAAAGATGTTGCTAAAAACTATTCCTATTCTCAAGCAGTATCCTTATGTGGAAATTTTGTTTGTGGATGGGGGTAGTCAAGATAATACTATTAACTTAATTCATCAAGCTGGTTTTAAATGTCTTTCTTCTCCTATCTTGAATCGTAGTTATCAAATGAATTTAGGAGCAGAATCTGCCCAAGGAGATATACTTTTATTTTTACACGGTGATACTATTCTTCCTCATAATTTTCCTCAAATAATTATTGATATTGTTAGCAATAGTAACTTCATTGCGGGAGCTTTTTTACTAAAAATTGATAGTGATAAAATCATTTTTCGATTATTAGAAATAATGATTAAAATGCGATCGCATCTTTTTTCTTTGCCCTATGGAGACCAAGGAATATTTATCAAGAAAAAAATATTTGAAAAAATAGGAGGCTTTAAAAATTTAGCAATAATGGAAGATTTTGAGTTAATAAAAAGGTTGAATAAAAAAGGGAAAATTTATATTAGTTCCGAAGCAGTAATCACTTCTGCAAGACGTTGGGAAAAATTGGGAATATTTAAAACCACATTAATAAATCAATTAATTGTTATTGGTTATTATCTAGGAATAAATACAAAAAAACTAGCTAATTTTTATCGACAAATAAAAAGTAATTAG